The Proteiniborus ethanoligenes genomic interval CATGCCTTACCTTTAGGAACTCCTAGTTTCATTAGGTTTTTAAATCTAGTTCTGACTAATTTCCATGTCTTCCAGACCACGGCTCTAAGTCGCCTCCGAATCCATTGGTCCAGCTCCTTTAGTTTGGTCTTCATATCTGCTAATTTAAAATAATTTACCCAACCTACGACTATTTCATTTAGTTTCTTAATTCTATGATTGAAATTCATGCTTACATTTCTGTTAGTTATATTTCTAATCTTTTCCTTAAGTCTGTCATAACTTTTGTCATGGACTCTAAATTTTATTCCACCTTTTCCATAGTAGAAACTATATCCTAAGAATTTTCTTTTTGTTGGTGAAGATACTGCCGACTTTTCAGTATTTACTTTCAGTTTTAGCTCTTTCTCTAGGAATTTTGTGATATTTTCGAGGGCTCTTTCTCCTGCCCTTTTGCTTTTAACATAAACATTACAATCATCAGCATAACGGCAGAATCTATGTCCCCTTCTTTCTAGTTCTTTGTCTAATTCATCTAGTAATATATTACTTAATAGTGGACTTAGTGGGCCACCTTGAGGTGCTCCTTCTTCTGATTTAACCTGCATACCTTTTAACATTATCCCTGATTTTAAATACTTTCGTATTAATTTAAGCACTCTTTTGTCTTCTATCTTTCTTGACACTAGATGCATTAAAAGGTCATGATTTATATTATCAAAGAATTTCTCTAAATCCATATCTATTACGTATCTGTATCCTTCATCGATATATTTCTGTGCTTGTTTTAGAGCCATATGTGTACTTCTTTTGGGTCTAAAACCATAGCTACTATCTGAAAACTCCTTATCGAATATGGGATTGATTACTTGGTTTATTGCTTGTTGAATCAATCTATCTATTACGGTTGGTATTCCTAGGAGTCTTACCCCGCCATTTGGTTTGGGTATTTCTTTTCGTCTTACTGGCTGTGGTTTATATTTTCCACTTAGCAGACTTGTCTTCAAAGTTTCGTAATGTTCTTGTAGGAAAGGTAGAAGTTCATCTACCTTCATTCCATCAATTCCATGGCTTCCTTTGTTAGATACTACTTTCTTGTACGCTTCAAAGATATTTCTCTTATCCACTATTCTTTCGAGTAGATGTTCAGTATTAAATTCCGACTTGGTTTTCAGATTTGACATCGCCGACAAATCACTGTACACTCCTTGTTTACCTCGAGTTTCCAACCCTACTTCCACAAGCCAGTCCAAGTCCTTGGTTTTCTGTATTCTTTTCATGTTTGTTGAGATTGCCAATCCTACTCACCTCCTTAATGTTCAGCCCTTCCAAGGTTATTCATGACTAACCTTGTACTATGGCTTCTGCTGACTTCTGATAGTTCAGCCACACATCACTGCATGGGTTACCATTTAGATA includes:
- the ltrA gene encoding group II intron reverse transcriptase/maturase, whose amino-acid sequence is MAISTNMKRIQKTKDLDWLVEVGLETRGKQGVYSDLSAMSNLKTKSEFNTEHLLERIVDKRNIFEAYKKVVSNKGSHGIDGMKVDELLPFLQEHYETLKTSLLSGKYKPQPVRRKEIPKPNGGVRLLGIPTVIDRLIQQAINQVINPIFDKEFSDSSYGFRPKRSTHMALKQAQKYIDEGYRYVIDMDLEKFFDNINHDLLMHLVSRKIEDKRVLKLIRKYLKSGIMLKGMQVKSEEGAPQGGPLSPLLSNILLDELDKELERRGHRFCRYADDCNVYVKSKRAGERALENITKFLEKELKLKVNTEKSAVSSPTKRKFLGYSFYYGKGGIKFRVHDKSYDRLKEKIRNITNRNVSMNFNHRIKKLNEIVVGWVNYFKLADMKTKLKELDQWIRRRLRAVVWKTWKLVRTRFKNLMKLGVPKGKAWEYANTRKSYWRISKSPILNKTITNQKLINHGFKSLTSQYEKFRLS